The following proteins come from a genomic window of Winogradskyella sp. PC-19:
- the rpsI gene encoding 30S ribosomal protein S9, with the protein MEVIHKIGRRKTAVARVYVAKGKGKITVNKKDMADYFSTATLQYKVNQPLALTNNDGNFDITVNVYGGGITGQAEAIRLGLSRAMCELDPENRLVLKPEGLLTRDPRMVERKKFGQKKARKKFQFSKR; encoded by the coding sequence ATGGAAGTAATTCACAAAATTGGCCGTAGAAAGACGGCTGTTGCTCGTGTGTACGTTGCTAAAGGAAAAGGCAAAATCACGGTGAACAAAAAAGACATGGCGGATTATTTTAGTACTGCAACATTGCAATACAAAGTAAACCAACCTTTAGCCTTGACTAACAATGATGGCAACTTTGATATTACTGTTAACGTATATGGAGGTGGTATCACCGGCCAGGCAGAAGCAATACGTTTAGGATTATCTCGTGCAATGTGCGAGCTTGACCCTGAAAACAGACTAGTATTAAAGCCAGAAGGTCTATTAACGAGAGACCCAAGAATGGTAGAGCGTAAAAAATTCGGACAGAAGAAAGCGCGTAAGAAATTCCAATTCTCGAAACGTTAA
- the rplM gene encoding 50S ribosomal protein L13, with the protein MDTLSYKTVSANKATVNKEWVLVDAEGQTLGRLASRVAILLRGKHKPNFTPHVDCGDNVIVVNAEKINLTGNKWTDKSYIRHTGYPGGQRSLTATELFEKDPSRLVEKSVKGMLPKNKLGAVLFRNLTVVSGTEHAHEAQKPKAINLNEIN; encoded by the coding sequence GTGGATACATTAAGCTACAAAACAGTTTCAGCTAACAAAGCTACCGTTAATAAGGAGTGGGTTTTAGTTGATGCTGAAGGACAAACTTTAGGTCGCTTAGCTTCAAGAGTAGCAATACTTTTAAGAGGTAAGCACAAACCTAATTTTACGCCACACGTTGATTGCGGTGACAATGTAATTGTTGTTAATGCAGAAAAAATCAACTTAACTGGTAACAAGTGGACAGATAAAAGTTATATCCGTCACACAGGCTATCCAGGTGGACAAAGAAGCCTGACAGCTACTGAATTGTTTGAGAAAGACCCAAGCAGATTAGTAGAAAAGTCAGTAAAAGGAATGTTACCTAAAAACAAATTAGGTGCTGTTCTTTTTAGAAACTTAACAGTTGTTTCAGGTACTGAGCACGCTCACGAAGCGCAGAAGCCTAAAGCAATTAATTTAAACGAAATTAACTAA
- a CDS encoding L-threonylcarbamoyladenylate synthase, with translation MSIISKDIQKAVTLLNAEELVAIPTETVYGLAGNIFSKKAINSIFETKQRPFFNPLIVHIPSIDYLEKIVAHIPEKARLLAKAFWPGPITLVLKKKAVIPDVITAGKDTVAVRIPNHPTTLELLKQLDFPLAAPSANPFNRISPTTAEHVEGYFKNEIKMVLDGGACKSGIESTIIGFEDNEPIIYRLGSTSIEAIESIVGKIEVKNSTKKTEVKPEAPGMLAKHYAPTTKTILVDDLVKAISENQGLKIGVLSLNSSFKNNAVKQQISLSVNKNLQEAASHLYDALHKLDAANLDIIIVQRFPNHDLGKSINDRLERATK, from the coding sequence ATGAGCATTATTTCTAAAGACATACAAAAAGCAGTTACATTACTAAATGCTGAAGAACTTGTTGCTATACCAACAGAAACAGTTTATGGTTTAGCCGGTAACATCTTTAGTAAAAAAGCAATTAATTCTATTTTTGAAACCAAACAGCGTCCCTTTTTCAATCCATTGATTGTTCATATTCCTTCAATAGATTATCTAGAAAAAATTGTTGCTCATATTCCTGAAAAAGCAAGACTTTTAGCTAAAGCCTTTTGGCCAGGACCAATCACTCTTGTTCTTAAAAAAAAGGCTGTCATTCCTGATGTAATAACAGCAGGAAAAGATACTGTTGCAGTTAGAATCCCAAATCATCCAACGACTTTAGAGTTGCTAAAGCAGTTAGATTTTCCATTGGCTGCACCGAGTGCAAATCCATTTAACCGTATTAGTCCAACTACTGCTGAACATGTAGAAGGTTATTTTAAAAACGAAATAAAAATGGTACTTGATGGTGGCGCTTGTAAAAGTGGAATAGAATCTACCATTATTGGTTTTGAAGATAATGAACCTATTATTTACAGGCTAGGTTCTACCTCTATTGAAGCTATCGAAAGTATAGTTGGTAAGATTGAGGTTAAGAATTCTACTAAAAAAACTGAAGTCAAGCCTGAAGCCCCAGGTATGTTAGCGAAGCATTATGCCCCAACGACAAAAACAATATTAGTAGATGACTTGGTTAAAGCTATTTCAGAAAACCAAGGTTTAAAAATCGGCGTTTTATCTTTAAATTCTAGTTTTAAAAATAATGCTGTAAAACAGCAAATAAGTCTTTCAGTAAATAAAAATTTACAAGAAGCTGCTTCTCATCTTTATGATGCATTACACAAACTTGACGCAGCAAATCTAGATATTATCATTGTCCAGCGTTTTCCTAATCACGACTTAGGAAAATCTATAAACGACCGCTTAGAACGTGCTACTAAATAG
- the polA gene encoding DNA polymerase I → MSDQKRLFLVDAYALIFRGYYAFIKNPRINSKGEDTSAIMGFMNSLLDVIKRERPDHLAVCFDKGGSVDRVEMFEAYKANRDETPEGIKTAIPYIHNILKAMHIPIMVKEGFEADDVIGTLSRQAEKEGYKVYMVTPDKDFAQLVTDNIFMYRPVFGGGYETWGIPEVQKKFEVTDPMQVIDYLGMMGDASDNIPGLPGVGPKTAKKFLAAYGSMEGLLANTHELKGKMKEKVEANGELGLLSKKLATIMLDVPVDFDAKDFELDHPDIEKVKEIFQDLEFRRLTDNFLKTFSTEVPTANSSSTTTETKTEVKATPKEQKSAGAGQFSLFGGDTSTSDETTSEYTRHTVETSSHFYQSIAPGMATKLFVKNLMNQTSVCFDTETTGLNPLTAELVGIAFSWETGKGFYMPFPEDKNKAQNLIEELRPFFENENIEKIGQNLKHDIKVLAKYNIDVKGKLFDTMLAHYLINPDMRHNMDVLAETYLNYKPISITELIGKKGKNQLSMRDVPLDKQTEYAVEDADITLQLKEHFEKELGEANTQKLFNEIELPLLRVLADMELEGINLDKDFLNSLSEDLNNDIQTLEKRIYEAAGEEFNIGSPKQLGIILFEKMKLVDKPKKTKTGQYSTAEDVLSYLAKDHQIIKDVLDYRGLAKLKSTYVDALPLQVEESTMRVHTDYMQTVAATGRLSSNNPNLQNIPIRTERGRQVRKAFVPRDENYTLLAADYSQIELRIIAALSEEETMIEAFKNGEDIHASTASRVFNAPITEVSREQRSNAKTVNFGIIYGVSAFGLSNQTDLSRGEAKELIDTYYETYPKLKAYMSKQVDFARDNGYVQTVLGRRRYLKDINSRNAVVRGAAERNAVNAPIQGSAADIIKIAMINIHNKLKASDYKSKMLLQVHDELVFDIYKPELDAMKTLIKTEMENAYKLSVPLDVDLDIGDNWLEAH, encoded by the coding sequence ATGTCCGACCAAAAACGACTATTTCTCGTAGATGCTTACGCTCTAATTTTCCGTGGCTACTATGCTTTTATAAAAAACCCTAGAATTAATTCTAAAGGTGAAGACACCTCAGCAATAATGGGCTTTATGAATTCACTTTTAGATGTTATAAAACGTGAACGTCCAGACCATTTGGCAGTTTGTTTTGATAAAGGCGGAAGTGTCGACAGAGTTGAAATGTTTGAAGCCTACAAAGCGAATCGAGACGAAACACCAGAAGGTATAAAAACTGCAATTCCATATATTCATAATATTCTTAAAGCCATGCATATTCCTATCATGGTAAAAGAAGGTTTTGAAGCTGATGATGTTATAGGTACACTTTCGCGTCAAGCGGAAAAAGAGGGCTATAAAGTCTACATGGTGACACCTGATAAAGATTTTGCACAATTAGTAACTGATAATATTTTTATGTACCGCCCCGTTTTTGGTGGCGGTTATGAAACTTGGGGAATACCCGAAGTTCAGAAAAAATTTGAAGTGACTGACCCAATGCAAGTGATAGACTATCTAGGAATGATGGGTGATGCATCAGATAACATTCCTGGTTTACCTGGTGTTGGTCCAAAAACAGCAAAGAAATTTTTAGCAGCTTACGGAAGTATGGAAGGTTTATTAGCCAATACGCATGAGCTAAAAGGTAAAATGAAAGAAAAAGTAGAAGCTAATGGAGAGCTTGGATTACTTTCAAAAAAATTAGCAACCATCATGTTAGATGTTCCTGTTGATTTTGATGCTAAAGATTTTGAGTTAGACCATCCAGATATTGAAAAAGTAAAAGAAATATTTCAGGATTTAGAGTTTAGACGATTAACAGATAACTTCTTGAAAACATTTTCAACAGAAGTACCAACTGCAAACAGTAGCTCTACAACAACAGAAACGAAAACTGAAGTAAAGGCCACTCCTAAAGAACAAAAATCTGCTGGCGCTGGACAATTTTCACTATTTGGTGGAGACACTTCAACTTCTGACGAAACAACTTCTGAATACACAAGACATACTGTAGAAACCAGTTCTCACTTTTACCAAAGTATCGCACCAGGAATGGCAACTAAACTATTTGTCAAAAACCTAATGAATCAGACTTCGGTATGTTTTGATACTGAAACCACAGGACTAAATCCTTTAACTGCTGAATTGGTTGGCATTGCATTTTCATGGGAAACTGGTAAAGGGTTTTATATGCCTTTTCCTGAAGATAAAAACAAGGCTCAAAATTTAATTGAAGAATTACGTCCATTCTTTGAAAATGAAAACATCGAAAAAATTGGACAAAACCTTAAGCATGATATTAAAGTTTTAGCAAAGTATAATATCGATGTTAAAGGAAAGTTATTTGACACAATGCTAGCACATTACCTGATTAATCCTGACATGCGCCATAATATGGATGTACTTGCTGAGACTTACCTTAACTACAAACCAATATCGATTACTGAATTGATTGGCAAAAAAGGAAAGAACCAGCTCTCAATGAGAGATGTACCTTTAGATAAGCAAACTGAATATGCTGTTGAAGATGCTGATATCACGTTGCAGCTTAAAGAACATTTTGAAAAAGAACTTGGTGAAGCCAATACACAAAAATTATTTAACGAAATCGAATTGCCACTACTTCGTGTTTTAGCAGATATGGAACTTGAAGGTATCAATCTCGATAAGGACTTTTTAAATTCATTATCCGAAGATTTGAATAATGATATTCAAACACTTGAAAAACGAATTTACGAAGCTGCCGGTGAAGAATTTAATATTGGATCTCCAAAGCAACTGGGCATTATTTTATTTGAAAAAATGAAATTGGTTGACAAACCAAAAAAGACCAAAACAGGTCAATATTCTACGGCAGAAGATGTTCTGAGTTATTTAGCAAAAGATCATCAAATTATTAAAGATGTTTTAGATTATCGTGGTTTAGCAAAACTCAAAAGCACCTATGTAGACGCACTTCCGCTTCAGGTTGAAGAAAGCACAATGCGTGTACACACCGATTATATGCAAACTGTTGCTGCTACTGGTCGTCTAAGTAGTAATAATCCCAACTTACAGAACATTCCTATTAGAACGGAACGTGGACGTCAAGTGCGTAAAGCCTTTGTGCCTCGTGATGAAAATTATACGCTTTTAGCTGCGGATTATTCTCAAATAGAATTACGAATTATTGCGGCACTAAGTGAAGAAGAAACCATGATTGAGGCTTTTAAGAACGGAGAAGATATTCATGCCTCAACAGCTTCAAGAGTATTTAATGCACCTATTACAGAAGTATCACGTGAGCAACGTAGCAATGCTAAAACGGTAAATTTTGGAATTATTTATGGGGTTTCGGCCTTTGGCTTGAGTAACCAAACCGATTTATCTCGGGGTGAAGCCAAAGAATTGATTGACACCTATTACGAAACCTATCCAAAACTAAAAGCCTACATGAGTAAGCAAGTAGATTTTGCTCGTGATAATGGTTATGTACAAACTGTGTTGGGTCGTCGCAGATACTTAAAAGACATTAATTCTCGCAATGCTGTAGTTCGCGGAGCAGCTGAGCGTAATGCTGTAAATGCACCTATACAAGGAAGTGCTGCAGACATTATAAAAATCGCTATGATTAATATTCATAATAAGTTGAAAGCGTCTGATTACAAATCCAAAATGTTGTTACAAGTACATGATGAATTGGTTTTTGACATCTATAAGCCTGAACTAGATGCTATGAAAACACTCATCAAAACAGAAATGGAAAATGCCTATAAATTGTCTGTACCGTTAGATGTAGACTTAGATATTGGTGATAATTGGTTGGAGGCGCACTAG
- a CDS encoding aldo/keto reductase, which yields MKYTNLPNTDIKVSKICLGTMTWGNQNTQDEGFAQMDLALNKGVNFFDVAELYPVPATAETYAETERIIGNWFAKTGNRDKIVLASKIAGPGDYTAHIRSTGFSKEALSEAVEGSLKRLKTDYMDLYQIHWPERNTNMFGVRDYVHNTNDEWEDNFNEILHNLDEIVKSGKVRQIGISNEGAWGTMRYLHESKQHNLPRPITIQNAYSLLCRPFDSTMAEVAHRENIGLLAYSPMAFGVLSGKYIKGTAADNARLKLFPRFARYSGEQATEATKRYLKIAEDNGMTLAQMSLAFVNERPFLTSNIIGATNLVQLEENINSINISLSDDVIKAINEVHAEIPNPAP from the coding sequence ATGAAATATACCAACCTTCCAAATACAGATATAAAAGTTAGTAAAATATGCCTTGGCACTATGACCTGGGGAAATCAAAACACACAAGACGAAGGTTTTGCTCAAATGGATTTAGCATTAAACAAAGGTGTTAACTTCTTTGATGTTGCTGAGTTATATCCTGTTCCTGCAACTGCAGAGACTTATGCCGAAACCGAGCGTATTATTGGAAATTGGTTCGCAAAAACAGGCAATAGAGACAAGATTGTTTTAGCAAGTAAAATAGCTGGCCCAGGTGATTACACCGCACACATAAGATCCACAGGTTTCAGTAAAGAAGCACTTAGCGAAGCTGTTGAAGGTAGTCTAAAGCGTCTAAAAACAGACTATATGGATTTATATCAAATCCACTGGCCAGAACGTAATACTAATATGTTTGGCGTTAGAGATTATGTCCATAATACTAATGACGAATGGGAAGATAACTTCAATGAAATTCTTCATAATCTTGACGAAATAGTAAAGTCAGGAAAAGTAAGACAAATAGGAATTTCTAATGAAGGTGCTTGGGGAACAATGCGTTATTTACATGAATCTAAACAACATAATTTACCAAGACCAATTACAATTCAAAATGCATACTCATTATTATGTAGACCTTTTGATAGTACTATGGCTGAAGTTGCCCACCGAGAAAATATTGGACTACTAGCATACTCACCAATGGCATTTGGTGTACTCTCTGGAAAATATATTAAAGGGACCGCAGCAGATAATGCACGCTTAAAATTATTTCCTCGTTTTGCAAGATATAGCGGAGAACAAGCTACTGAAGCTACGAAACGTTATTTAAAAATTGCTGAAGATAACGGGATGACCTTAGCACAAATGTCTCTAGCTTTTGTAAATGAGCGTCCATTTTTAACGAGTAATATTATTGGAGCAACTAATTTAGTACAACTTGAAGAAAATATTAATAGCATCAATATTTCATTGTCAGATGATGTTATAAAAGCGATTAATGAAGTACACGCTGAGATACCAAATCCTGCACCGTAA
- a CDS encoding flagellar motor protein MotB, producing MIKKLSILALGLILFSSCVSKKIYTDLEDKYADLKKEHRQLSDQNQSLSDAKNKLENDLDKLQKAYADAVKERDQLTTELAASISNLENLKASYAALEENSSASIAANSKKNRELLAQLEAKEQALIAESERLSKLQKELEAGSKRVAELENVIATKDAAMTKLKDAISKALTNFEGKGLTVEQRDGKVYISMENKLLFNSGSWSVGSEGREAVEQLGSVLAENPDIAVLIEGHTDNVPYKGNAQLSSNWDLSTKRATSIVKILKENSLINAENLTAAGRGEYAPIATNDTSEGKAKNRRIEVILTPKLDEISKLLNDI from the coding sequence ATGATTAAAAAACTCTCAATCTTAGCCTTAGGTTTAATCCTATTTTCATCTTGTGTATCCAAAAAAATATACACAGATTTAGAAGATAAATATGCTGATTTAAAAAAAGAACACCGTCAATTATCTGACCAAAATCAATCACTTTCAGATGCAAAAAACAAGCTTGAAAATGATTTAGACAAACTGCAAAAAGCATATGCAGACGCAGTTAAAGAACGTGATCAATTAACAACTGAGTTAGCTGCATCTATATCAAATTTAGAAAATCTTAAAGCCTCATATGCTGCTTTAGAAGAAAATAGCTCAGCATCAATTGCAGCAAATTCAAAAAAGAATAGAGAGCTTTTAGCGCAACTCGAAGCTAAAGAGCAAGCTTTAATAGCAGAAAGTGAGCGTCTAAGTAAACTACAAAAAGAATTGGAAGCCGGTTCAAAAAGAGTTGCAGAATTAGAAAATGTTATCGCAACAAAAGATGCGGCAATGACTAAACTCAAAGATGCCATCTCAAAAGCTTTAACCAATTTTGAAGGTAAAGGATTAACTGTAGAGCAACGTGATGGAAAGGTTTATATTTCTATGGAAAACAAACTCCTTTTTAACTCAGGTAGTTGGTCTGTTGGTAGCGAAGGTCGTGAAGCGGTAGAGCAATTAGGTAGCGTTCTTGCAGAGAATCCTGACATTGCAGTTTTGATAGAAGGTCATACAGATAACGTGCCCTATAAAGGTAATGCACAATTGAGTAGTAATTGGGATTTATCAACCAAACGTGCAACTTCAATTGTAAAAATTCTAAAAGAGAATTCTTTAATAAATGCTGAAAATCTTACTGCTGCTGGTCGTGGTGAGTATGCACCTATTGCCACTAACGATACTTCAGAAGGCAAAGCAAAAAATAGACGTATTGAAGTAATTTTAACACCAAAATTAGATGAAATTTCTAAACTATTGAATGATATTTAA
- a CDS encoding exodeoxyribonuclease III, with translation MKIASYNVNGIRAALKKGFIDWLTATDPDVICLQEIKAQEDQLDLNVFAEAGYKYNYWFSAQKKGYSGVAILSKTEPNHVEFGTGIESMDFEGRNIRADFNKVSVMSLYLPSGTNDARLSFKLNYMDEFQDYINSLKKDFPKLVICGDYNICHEAIDIHNPKMKGVSGFLPEEREWLGNFLDSGLVDTFRYLNPELQKYSWWSYRANARANNKGWRLDYALATKPLQENLKRSVILTEAVHSDHCPILLELEF, from the coding sequence ATGAAAATAGCATCATACAACGTCAACGGTATAAGAGCCGCATTAAAAAAAGGATTTATTGATTGGTTGACTGCTACTGACCCTGATGTCATATGCTTACAAGAAATAAAAGCACAAGAAGACCAACTAGATTTGAATGTTTTTGCTGAAGCTGGATACAAATACAACTACTGGTTTAGCGCACAAAAAAAAGGCTATAGTGGTGTTGCCATTTTAAGTAAAACAGAACCAAATCATGTAGAGTTCGGAACCGGAATAGAATCAATGGATTTTGAAGGACGAAACATTAGAGCTGATTTTAACAAGGTTTCTGTTATGAGTTTGTATTTGCCTTCTGGAACTAATGATGCGCGCCTGAGTTTTAAGCTCAATTATATGGATGAATTCCAAGATTATATTAATTCACTAAAAAAAGACTTCCCAAAACTTGTAATCTGTGGTGATTATAACATTTGTCATGAAGCCATTGACATCCATAACCCAAAAATGAAAGGTGTTTCAGGGTTTTTACCAGAAGAACGTGAGTGGTTGGGCAACTTTTTAGACAGCGGACTCGTAGATACATTTAGATATCTCAACCCAGAATTACAGAAATATTCTTGGTGGAGTTATAGAGCAAACGCTCGTGCTAATAACAAAGGTTGGCGTTTAGATTATGCTTTAGCAACAAAACCGTTACAAGAAAATTTAAAAAGAAGCGTTATACTAACCGAAGCAGTACATAGTGACCATTGTCCTATTTTATTGGAGTTAGAATTTTAA
- a CDS encoding DUF3575 domain-containing protein — protein MKKTILLLLAVCAMFSVNAQDNSSNDGTQNFNEVKLNALYLVVGALELTYERTLNEESGVGASIFIPYENGDDIDFDINYYFSPYYRLYFGKKYAAGFFVEGFGLLSGYDTTEVNFSSPDPVIREGNSTAFALGIGVGGKWVTNSGFIGELNLGIGRNIINADDFTDDLVGKIAITVGYRF, from the coding sequence ATGAAAAAAACAATTTTACTTCTTTTAGCAGTCTGTGCTATGTTTTCAGTGAATGCACAGGATAATTCTTCAAACGATGGTACTCAAAATTTTAATGAAGTAAAACTTAATGCACTATATTTAGTTGTAGGTGCTTTAGAGTTAACTTATGAGCGTACACTAAATGAAGAGTCTGGTGTTGGAGCTTCAATATTTATTCCTTACGAAAACGGAGATGACATTGACTTTGATATTAATTATTATTTTTCTCCTTACTACCGTTTATATTTTGGAAAAAAATATGCCGCAGGTTTCTTTGTGGAAGGCTTTGGACTATTAAGTGGATACGATACAACTGAAGTTAATTTTTCTAGTCCTGATCCTGTAATTAGAGAAGGTAACTCAACAGCTTTCGCTCTCGGTATTGGTGTTGGAGGAAAATGGGTTACTAATAGTGGCTTTATTGGTGAGTTAAATTTAGGTATTGGTCGTAATATTATTAACGCAGATGATTTCACAGATGATTTGGTTGGAAAAATTGCTATTACTGTTGGATATAGATTTTAA
- a CDS encoding glycine--tRNA ligase — translation MANNEDKFKKVISHAKEYGYVFQSSEIYDGLSAVYDYAQNGAELKKNIRDYWWKAMVQMNDNIVGIDAAIFMHPTTWKASGHVDAFNDPLIDNKDSKKRYRADVLIEDYCAKIENKIEKEVKKAAKRFGEAFNKEEFLATNGRVLGYQEKINTILSRMGKSLEAEDLEAVKALIEELGIVCPISGTKNWTDVKQFNLMFGTKLGASADSAMDLYLRPETAQGIFVNFLNVQKTGRMKIPFGIAQTGKAFRNEIVARQFIFRMREFEQMEMQFFIKPGTQAEWFKHWKETRMKWHLSLGMGEDNYRFHDHEKLAHYADAATDIEFKFPFGFKELEGIHSRTDFDLKQHEEHSGKKLQYFDHEENANYTPYVLETSIGLDRMFLAVFSNALQEEELENNTTRTVLKLPAVLAPTKAAILPLVRKDEALVKLSKDIIDDLKWEFNVTYDEKDAVGRRYRRQDANGTPFCITVDGESLENNTVTIRHRDTMEQQRVKIEDLKTIIKKEVDVKEWLMKM, via the coding sequence ATGGCAAATAATGAAGATAAATTTAAGAAGGTCATCTCACACGCAAAGGAATACGGATATGTATTTCAGAGTAGTGAGATTTACGATGGTTTAAGTGCTGTATACGATTACGCACAAAACGGGGCCGAACTCAAAAAAAATATACGCGACTACTGGTGGAAAGCCATGGTGCAGATGAATGATAACATTGTGGGTATTGATGCTGCAATTTTTATGCATCCAACTACTTGGAAAGCTTCTGGTCACGTCGATGCCTTTAATGACCCATTAATAGATAACAAAGACTCTAAAAAGCGTTATCGCGCTGATGTTTTAATCGAAGACTATTGCGCTAAGATTGAAAACAAAATTGAAAAGGAAGTCAAAAAAGCAGCCAAACGTTTTGGAGAAGCATTTAATAAAGAAGAATTTTTAGCAACTAACGGACGTGTTTTAGGTTACCAAGAGAAGATAAATACTATTTTATCTCGTATGGGGAAATCTCTTGAAGCTGAAGATTTAGAAGCTGTAAAAGCTTTAATTGAAGAATTAGGTATCGTTTGCCCTATATCTGGAACAAAGAATTGGACCGATGTTAAGCAATTTAACTTAATGTTTGGTACAAAGTTAGGTGCTTCTGCGGATTCAGCGATGGATTTATATCTAAGACCAGAAACGGCGCAAGGTATATTTGTCAACTTTTTGAATGTACAAAAAACAGGTCGAATGAAGATTCCGTTTGGAATTGCCCAAACAGGAAAAGCCTTTAGAAACGAAATTGTTGCACGACAATTTATCTTTAGAATGCGTGAGTTTGAGCAGATGGAAATGCAATTTTTTATCAAACCAGGTACACAAGCTGAATGGTTTAAACATTGGAAAGAAACTAGAATGAAGTGGCACCTTTCCCTTGGAATGGGCGAAGATAATTACCGTTTTCATGACCATGAAAAATTAGCGCATTATGCAGATGCAGCAACAGATATCGAATTTAAATTTCCGTTTGGATTTAAAGAGTTAGAAGGTATACACAGTCGTACTGATTTTGATTTAAAACAACACGAAGAACATTCTGGCAAAAAACTACAGTATTTTGACCACGAAGAGAATGCTAATTACACACCTTATGTTTTAGAAACATCAATCGGTTTAGACCGTATGTTCCTAGCAGTATTCTCTAATGCGTTACAAGAAGAAGAGTTAGAAAATAACACAACACGTACTGTCTTAAAATTACCTGCGGTTTTGGCGCCTACTAAAGCAGCTATTTTGCCATTGGTTAGAAAAGATGAAGCTTTAGTTAAATTATCTAAAGACATTATTGATGATTTAAAATGGGAGTTTAACGTGACTTATGACGAAAAAGATGCCGTCGGTAGACGATACAGACGTCAAGATGCCAACGGAACACCGTTTTGTATAACCGTTGATGGTGAAAGTTTAGAGAATAACACTGTAACAATCAGACATAGAGATACGATGGAGCAACAACGTGTAAAAATTGAAGACTTAAAAACAATCATCAAAAAAGAAGTTGATGTTAAGGAATGGTTGATGAAAATGTAG
- a CDS encoding ComF family protein: MFQNLINLFFPQICEACKIPLQDNEKSVCITCRHELPVTNFHFENNDAVKKLLYGRVELENATALLHFSKKGLVQELLHNLKYRGHEQIGKFLGDWLGGELKTLQAYQTIDVVVPVPIHKKSKRERGYNQVTKFGEQIAKALEVDYFEDALIKTSYTKRQVFKDRITRFEDVNKRFRIGNTYNLYNKHILLVDDVITTSATIEACALLLQTIPDVKISIATMAIAE; encoded by the coding sequence GTGTTTCAAAACCTAATTAATCTTTTCTTTCCTCAAATTTGCGAAGCTTGTAAGATACCATTACAGGACAACGAAAAATCTGTTTGTATTACATGCAGACATGAATTACCTGTAACTAATTTTCATTTTGAAAATAATGACGCTGTTAAAAAACTCTTATATGGTCGAGTAGAATTAGAAAATGCTACCGCTTTACTTCACTTTTCTAAAAAAGGATTAGTACAAGAACTATTACATAATTTAAAGTATCGAGGACACGAGCAAATCGGTAAATTTTTAGGAGATTGGCTTGGCGGTGAGCTTAAAACCCTACAAGCTTACCAAACTATAGATGTTGTAGTGCCAGTTCCAATTCATAAAAAATCAAAAAGAGAACGAGGTTATAATCAGGTCACAAAATTTGGAGAGCAAATAGCTAAAGCTTTAGAAGTCGATTACTTTGAAGATGCACTAATCAAAACATCCTATACAAAGCGCCAAGTTTTTAAAGATAGGATTACTCGATTTGAAGATGTAAATAAGAGATTTAGAATAGGCAATACTTATAATCTGTATAACAAACATATTCTATTAGTTGATGATGTTATTACAACAAGCGCCACTATCGAAGCTTGTGCGTTACTTCTACAAACTATTCCTGATGTGAAAATTAGTATTGCTACTATGGCAATTGCAGAATAA